One genomic window of Pigmentiphaga litoralis includes the following:
- a CDS encoding zinc-finger domain-containing protein — MSDVNAPTGVIEVDAEDLPISCPGPHTPLWNMHPKVFLDVATTGAAMCSYCGQEYRLKPGAKVHGH, encoded by the coding sequence ATGTCTGATGTGAATGCGCCCACCGGCGTCATCGAAGTCGATGCCGAGGATCTGCCCATTTCCTGCCCCGGCCCGCATACGCCGCTCTGGAACATGCACCCCAAGGTGTTCCTTGACGTTGCGACCACCGGTGCGGCCATGTGCTCGTACTGTGGCCAGGAATACCGGCTCAAGCCGGGGGCCAAGGTCCACGGCCACTAA